A portion of the Blautia hansenii DSM 20583 genome contains these proteins:
- a CDS encoding AAA family ATPase — protein MGKINVHLLGRPYVEVDGERINFPYKKAEGFFYYLCVKKNATREEIIYVLWGADNENVGRKNLREAVYQIKKLLGKEILVTAGHTSISLNPECMPEIDWDFITEENILENEEDGFLSHFHIKNSYEFEEWIESMQEQYDQSFLKSARKRLHDANAVKDMAQIQKYSNILLKHDSYNEKLYQEIMEIYASGGNYNMAIKLYYDLEKVLDEELGVEPSGEITELFHRIFNVKGNVASDNGSWNLPFTGRTEEIYRISECIVGTGRWGNPQCVAISGEEGVGKSALLDKAKQMVRGYQMIPLNAACYRDESDFFLRPWNDIFWEIDQCVENGILEKEIVEDEKGQIKRILKGVLTEGEEKMGRLTYQILEQSVLEMFRRIAERHKVVLFFDDIQWLDKMSFQLLNRILLTIGTDKILLMCTYNQDNDTEVMEALEKLVKNDCLQVINLHSFTREETEELLHRHLPQLDREEKKKEEIYRMTDGNAFFLMELMNLIKEKGYTLEISPKTTNLIKARLAGLPDSETEVLYCMSLFPEKISIEELEFLLPELDRLNLIRILEKLQERRLIKEILVGWNIYYKFVHRIFREYLYEHQSVGKRRMYHQMLAQYYEKQAETKENFACLPMIIHHYERCRNQVKTYEYKIKYLKEYYTIINENFPVLHWEIEYGDDEYGVTRGAEEMLALAEEVIRLEDSSHQAQEMKMEMYYVKGRYKIAMGEYDMGIQCITESMQLAEKLDEKKMLLNNFKQMIFYGIQVEDFVQVEEYVQKGLRYLQKEEKATEESGVFMRLLGCYFLHKGEYTKAEKTLIEAMKVFRECAKGKAHFNMSIAACQGYLGDLSRCQGDLEMAAVYYERAIEMGQGKVVTNGLGQFYSGMGQIFYLQNKDKEARQYLEKAISCLKRHGYYWGLERAQIYMAMLLKRQNSFEEAKAYYKESRQISEKIKNPTTMELLRKFEEDM, from the coding sequence TTGGGCAAAATCAATGTGCATCTTTTAGGAAGACCGTATGTAGAAGTAGACGGAGAAAGAATAAACTTTCCATATAAAAAAGCAGAAGGTTTTTTCTACTATTTATGTGTGAAAAAGAACGCAACAAGGGAAGAAATTATTTATGTTCTCTGGGGTGCGGACAATGAAAATGTAGGACGAAAAAATCTGCGTGAAGCAGTTTATCAGATAAAAAAATTACTTGGAAAAGAAATTTTGGTTACGGCAGGACATACCAGCATTTCCTTAAATCCGGAATGTATGCCTGAAATCGATTGGGATTTCATTACAGAGGAAAATATTTTAGAGAATGAGGAAGACGGATTTTTATCGCATTTTCATATTAAGAACAGTTATGAATTTGAGGAGTGGATTGAGTCCATGCAGGAGCAGTATGACCAGTCCTTTTTAAAAAGCGCACGAAAACGTCTTCATGATGCTAATGCTGTAAAGGATATGGCTCAGATACAAAAATACAGCAATATTCTTTTGAAGCACGACTCTTATAATGAAAAGCTGTATCAGGAAATTATGGAAATCTACGCTTCCGGCGGAAATTATAATATGGCGATTAAGCTGTATTATGATTTGGAAAAGGTGCTGGATGAGGAGCTGGGAGTTGAGCCCTCCGGTGAAATTACAGAGCTGTTTCACAGGATTTTTAATGTAAAAGGGAATGTAGCTTCAGATAACGGGAGTTGGAACTTGCCTTTCACAGGAAGAACAGAAGAAATTTATCGTATCAGCGAATGTATTGTAGGTACGGGAAGATGGGGAAATCCTCAGTGTGTTGCTATAAGCGGAGAAGAGGGCGTGGGTAAATCGGCTCTTTTGGATAAAGCAAAACAGATGGTGCGGGGATATCAGATGATACCTTTAAACGCAGCCTGCTACCGTGATGAGTCGGATTTCTTTCTTCGTCCTTGGAATGATATTTTCTGGGAAATTGATCAGTGCGTGGAAAACGGAATTTTGGAAAAAGAAATCGTAGAGGATGAAAAAGGGCAGATAAAGAGAATTTTAAAAGGCGTGCTTACAGAAGGCGAGGAAAAAATGGGCAGACTGACCTATCAGATTTTGGAGCAGTCTGTTTTGGAAATGTTCCGAAGAATTGCAGAACGCCATAAAGTAGTTCTGTTTTTTGATGATATTCAATGGCTGGATAAAATGAGCTTTCAGCTTCTTAACCGTATTTTGCTGACCATAGGAACAGACAAAATATTGCTTATGTGTACTTATAATCAGGATAATGATACAGAGGTTATGGAGGCATTGGAGAAGCTGGTGAAGAATGACTGCCTTCAGGTAATTAATCTTCATTCTTTTACCAGAGAGGAAACCGAGGAGCTTCTGCATCGCCATCTGCCGCAGCTTGACAGGGAAGAAAAGAAAAAAGAAGAAATTTACCGAATGACTGACGGAAATGCTTTTTTCTTAATGGAACTGATGAATTTGATTAAGGAAAAGGGATATACTCTTGAGATATCTCCCAAGACCACAAATCTTATCAAGGCAAGGCTTGCAGGACTGCCGGACAGCGAAACAGAGGTTTTATACTGTATGTCATTATTTCCGGAAAAGATAAGCATCGAAGAGCTGGAATTTCTGCTTCCGGAGCTTGACCGTTTGAACCTCATCCGCATTTTGGAAAAGCTTCAGGAGCGCCGTTTGATTAAAGAGATTTTAGTCGGATGGAATATTTATTATAAATTTGTTCATCGAATATTTCGGGAATATTTGTACGAGCATCAGAGTGTGGGAAAAAGAAGGATGTACCACCAGATGCTTGCACAGTATTATGAAAAGCAGGCGGAGACAAAGGAAAATTTTGCCTGTCTTCCAATGATTATTCATCACTATGAGAGATGCCGTAATCAGGTGAAAACTTATGAATACAAGATTAAATATCTAAAGGAATACTATACGATTATTAATGAAAACTTTCCTGTTCTTCATTGGGAGATAGAATACGGCGATGACGAATACGGCGTAACAAGGGGAGCAGAGGAAATGCTTGCCTTGGCAGAAGAAGTAATTCGTCTGGAAGACAGCTCTCATCAGGCACAGGAAATGAAAATGGAAATGTACTATGTAAAGGGGCGCTATAAAATTGCCATGGGAGAATACGACATGGGTATCCAGTGCATTACGGAAAGCATGCAGCTGGCAGAAAAACTAGATGAAAAGAAAATGCTCCTTAACAATTTCAAACAGATGATTTTTTACGGTATTCAGGTAGAGGATTTTGTACAGGTGGAGGAATATGTTCAGAAAGGTCTGCGTTACCTTCAGAAGGAAGAAAAGGCAACAGAAGAAAGCGGCGTGTTTATGCGTCTGTTAGGCTGCTATTTCCTTCACAAAGGAGAGTACACAAAGGCAGAAAAAACATTAATCGAAGCTATGAAGGTTTTTCGGGAATGTGCAAAGGGAAAAGCACATTTCAATATGAGCATTGCTGCCTGTCAGGGATATCTGGGAGATTTAAGCCGTTGTCAGGGCGATTTGGAGATGGCAGCCGTGTATTATGAACGTGCCATTGAAATGGGCCAGGGAAAAGTAGTGACAAACGGACTTGGACAGTTTTATTCCGGTATGGGACAGATTTTCTATTTACAGAATAAGGATAAGGAAGCAAGACAGTATCTGGAAAAAGCAATTTCCTGTCTGAAACGTCATGGGTATTACTGGGGCTTGGAAAGAGCTCAAATTTATATGGCAATGCTTTTAAAACGGCAAAATTCTTTTGAGGAAGCAAAGGCTTATTATAAGGAAAGCAGGCAGATATCCGAGAAAATCAAGAATCCCACAACAATGGAACTGCTTCGGAAATTTGAAGAAGATATGTAG
- a CDS encoding polysaccharide deacetylase family protein, with protein sequence MLKRFLNTILLLAFAGLLIFSAVSVLPNIVSVSNTVGGKELPIYCVETEKPQISISFDAAWGNEDTQTILDILAKHNVKATFFMTGGWVESYPEDVKKIYEAGHDLGNHSENHKHMPQLSDEEKTQELMKVHNKVKELTGFDMFLFRPPYGDYDNQVVRNAKKNNYYPIQWDVDSLDWKDYGAEDIVKRVTEHKALGNGSIILCHNGAKYTKDALDTLITALQEKGYEFVPISQLIYRDNYHLNHEGRQIKDK encoded by the coding sequence TTGTTAAAACGCTTTTTAAACACTATCCTTTTGCTGGCATTTGCCGGACTTCTGATTTTTTCTGCCGTATCCGTACTTCCTAATATTGTTTCCGTAAGCAACACTGTGGGCGGCAAGGAGCTGCCCATCTACTGCGTAGAAACGGAAAAGCCGCAAATTTCCATCAGTTTTGATGCTGCTTGGGGAAATGAGGACACACAAACCATTTTGGATATTCTGGCAAAGCACAACGTAAAAGCAACCTTCTTCATGACAGGGGGATGGGTAGAAAGTTATCCAGAAGATGTAAAGAAAATCTACGAGGCCGGACATGATTTAGGCAACCACAGTGAAAATCACAAGCACATGCCCCAACTAAGCGATGAAGAAAAAACGCAGGAATTGATGAAGGTACATAATAAAGTTAAAGAACTGACCGGCTTTGATATGTTTTTATTCCGTCCGCCTTACGGCGACTATGACAATCAAGTCGTTCGAAATGCAAAAAAAAATAATTATTATCCCATTCAGTGGGATGTAGACTCTCTGGATTGGAAAGATTACGGAGCCGAAGACATTGTAAAGCGTGTAACAGAACATAAGGCTCTCGGAAACGGAAGCATTATCCTGTGCCACAACGGTGCTAAATACACAAAAGATGCTCTTGATACCTTAATTACTGCTTTACAGGAGAAGGGATATGAATTTGTGCCGATTTCCCAACTGATTTACAGGGATAATTATCACTTAAACCACGAAGGACGACAAATTAAGGATAAGTAG
- the pduL gene encoding phosphate propanoyltransferase has translation MKVLVETSARHVHLSQEHLEVLFGKGHELTVKKMLSQPGQFACEEKVEVIGTKGSLKMSVLGPVRNDTQVEVSLTDARSIGVVAPIRESGDIKDSGACKIVGPTGEVELTEGVIAAKRHVHMTPEDAEKAGVADKQIVELAIESPNGRSLTFGDVVVRVSASYATAAHIDTDEANALAPGKECFGEMIIK, from the coding sequence ATGAAAGTATTAGTAGAAACATCTGCAAGACACGTACATTTATCTCAGGAGCATTTAGAAGTTCTGTTCGGTAAAGGACATGAATTAACAGTGAAAAAAATGTTAAGCCAGCCGGGACAGTTCGCATGTGAAGAAAAAGTTGAAGTAATCGGAACAAAAGGCAGCCTGAAAATGTCTGTTTTAGGACCTGTAAGAAATGATACACAGGTAGAGGTTTCTTTAACAGATGCAAGAAGCATCGGTGTTGTTGCTCCAATTCGTGAGTCCGGAGATATCAAAGACTCAGGAGCATGTAAGATTGTCGGACCGACAGGTGAAGTTGAATTAACAGAAGGCGTAATCGCTGCAAAACGTCACGTACATATGACACCGGAAGATGCTGAAAAAGCAGGCGTAGCTGACAAACAGATTGTTGAATTAGCTATCGAGTCTCCAAACGGAAGAAGCTTAACATTCGGTGATGTAGTTGTTCGTGTAAGCGCATCTTATGCAACAGCAGCTCACATTGATACAGACGAAGCAAACGCTTTAGCACCTGGTAAAGAATGCTTCGGAGAAATGATTATTAAATAA
- the hutH gene encoding histidine ammonia-lyase, with protein MSNILITGKDLTLEQIAAICRGHAKIELAEEAKQNIIESRKVVDDLVAEEKVVYGITTGFGKFSDVVISQDQCKALQKNLIITHAVGAGDPFSEDIARGIMLLRINNLVKGFSGIRLETVQTMVDMLNKGVTAFIPEKGSLGASGDLAPLSHMVLPMLGLGMAYYEGELLPGAEAMKRAGIPTIELSAKEGLALNNGTQAMTSAGSLALYDALNLLKVADIADALCFEAQNGVVDALDHRVHDVRPHSGQLATARNLLKLLEGSKNTTRQGEIRVQDAYSLRCSPQIHGASKDAINYVLDKVNIEINSVTDNPIIFKEDRAGISGGNFHGQPMALSFDFLGIGVAELANVSERRIERLVNPAYSDLPAFLTPHGGVCSGFMIVQYSAAALVSENKVLAHPASVDSIPSSAGQEDHVSMGTIAARKAGEIAKNVRRVLAMELMVACQGIDMRGNKGLGKGTQAAYDLVRKQVATLDDDRELYGDINYCEEIIENGSLIKAVEEAIGSAIETR; from the coding sequence ATGAGTAATATTTTAATTACTGGTAAAGACTTAACACTGGAACAAATTGCTGCTATCTGTCGAGGACATGCAAAAATTGAGCTCGCAGAAGAGGCAAAGCAGAACATCATCGAATCCAGAAAGGTAGTAGATGACTTAGTTGCGGAAGAAAAGGTTGTATACGGAATTACTACTGGATTTGGTAAATTTAGTGATGTGGTGATTTCTCAGGATCAGTGTAAAGCGCTTCAGAAAAATCTGATTATCACTCATGCGGTAGGTGCAGGAGATCCTTTCTCAGAAGATATTGCAAGAGGAATTATGCTTCTGAGAATTAATAACCTTGTAAAAGGATTTTCAGGTATCAGATTAGAAACAGTACAGACAATGGTGGATATGCTGAACAAAGGTGTTACAGCATTTATTCCTGAAAAAGGTTCTCTGGGAGCTTCCGGTGACCTTGCTCCATTATCTCACATGGTTCTGCCAATGTTAGGTCTTGGTATGGCTTATTATGAAGGTGAACTCCTTCCTGGTGCAGAAGCTATGAAACGTGCAGGTATTCCTACAATTGAATTATCTGCAAAAGAAGGTCTTGCATTAAACAACGGTACACAGGCAATGACATCAGCAGGTTCTCTTGCATTATACGATGCACTGAACTTATTAAAGGTAGCTGATATTGCAGACGCTCTCTGCTTTGAAGCACAGAACGGTGTTGTAGATGCGTTAGACCACAGAGTACATGACGTACGTCCACATTCCGGACAGTTAGCAACAGCAAGAAACCTGTTAAAACTTCTGGAAGGAAGCAAGAACACCACACGTCAGGGTGAAATTCGTGTACAGGATGCTTATTCCTTAAGATGCTCACCTCAAATTCATGGTGCAAGTAAAGATGCAATCAACTACGTATTAGATAAAGTTAATATTGAAATCAATTCTGTTACAGATAACCCGATTATCTTCAAGGAAGACCGTGCAGGTATTTCAGGCGGTAACTTCCACGGTCAGCCAATGGCATTAAGCTTTGACTTCCTTGGTATCGGCGTAGCTGAACTGGCAAACGTTTCTGAAAGACGTATCGAGCGTCTGGTAAATCCGGCATACAGCGATTTACCTGCATTCTTAACACCTCATGGCGGTGTTTGCTCAGGATTTATGATCGTACAGTATTCAGCAGCAGCATTAGTATCTGAAAACAAAGTATTGGCACATCCTGCTTCTGTTGACAGTATTCCTTCATCAGCAGGTCAGGAAGACCATGTATCTATGGGTACGATTGCAGCTAGAAAAGCTGGAGAGATTGCTAAGAACGTAAGACGTGTTCTTGCAATGGAATTGATGGTTGCCTGTCAGGGTATTGATATGAGAGGCAACAAAGGTCTTGGTAAAGGTACACAGGCTGCTTATGATTTAGTTCGTAAACAGGTTGCTACTTTAGACGATGACCGTGAATTGTACGGAGATATCAACTACTGTGAAGAAATCATTGAAAATGGTTCCTTAATCAAAGCAGTAGAAGAAGCGATTGGCAGCGCAATCGAAACAAGATAA